A window from Chitinophaga filiformis encodes these proteins:
- a CDS encoding SusC/RagA family TonB-linked outer membrane protein, translating to MKRTRFASFAFLLCFVLMSFLTYAQSGSISGKVTDETGQPIPGATVFIKGTSKNATADAQGNFTITGVAAGNIVVVARIMGYETFELPVNAGNNTAPLTFQLKADTKGLNEIVVVGYGTQKKSDLTGAIAVVSTKDFNKGPLSSPEQLITGKVPGVQITSNGGAPGSGSTIRVRGGASLNATNDPLIIVDGVPLDNNNVSGQSNGLSLINPNDIESFNVLKDASATAIYGSRASNGVIIITTKKGRLGDKFHVSFSSTNAVSKVTSYSPVLTASEFTDVVKAHGTAAQVALLGKANTDWQKQIYQSALSSDNNLALSGSWKKLPYRISMGYLNQDGILKTSNLERKSASINLSPSLFDDHLKINMNVKGSIADNRFADQAAINAAIAFDPTQPVRANGKDFGGYYEWLYNGKLYDLGTKNPLAMLEQKVDKSQVKRSIGNIQFDYKFHFLPELRANLNLGYDYQKGEGNTNIPKYAALAYYNGTGGSYKHYSQEMKNKLLDFYLNYAKDLKGIKSRVDVMAGYSYQDFIIATPGYPVRDEAGDTTTAAGNYSEAQHTLVSFFGRLNYTFNDKYLLTFTMRRDGTSRFRQHWGSFPSVAFAWKLKDEAFLKNSRTLSDLKLRLGYGVTGQENIGVGKEYAALSRYTYGDANSAYQLGDAFYKTLRAAGYDQNIKWEQTATYNVALDYGFLNNRISGSVDFYYKKTTDLLADVTTPAGTNLTNTLYTNIGSLENRGVEFIINATPVETKDFRWDAGFNITYNKNKILSLSKAKADTSVGIATGGISGGTGNTVQINSVGHQINSFYVYKQVYDKSGNPIEGVYEDTNGDGAITSADKYRYKSSNPLVYLSFNSQFNYKKWNLGFSMRSNLGNYIYNNQASNNGSYKTFQNSNYLANLSRSVLSTKFATTQYWSDYYVENGSFLRMDYINLGYDFGRLMHDKIGLRLNFNVQNVFVITKYSGQDPEVFSGIDDKFYPRPRVYSLGVNLDF from the coding sequence ATGAAAAGAACACGCTTTGCCAGTTTTGCATTTCTGCTGTGCTTTGTGTTGATGTCCTTCCTTACCTATGCACAATCGGGCAGTATCAGCGGAAAAGTGACGGACGAAACAGGTCAGCCCATTCCCGGCGCTACCGTCTTCATTAAGGGCACCAGCAAAAACGCTACTGCCGACGCACAGGGAAATTTCACCATCACCGGTGTTGCTGCCGGAAATATTGTGGTGGTAGCCCGTATTATGGGGTATGAAACCTTCGAACTGCCGGTGAATGCAGGCAACAACACTGCACCGCTCACCTTTCAGCTGAAAGCTGATACCAAGGGCCTGAACGAGATCGTAGTAGTGGGTTATGGTACACAGAAAAAGAGCGACCTTACCGGCGCGATTGCTGTTGTTTCTACCAAAGATTTCAATAAAGGGCCATTGTCCTCTCCTGAGCAACTGATCACTGGTAAAGTACCTGGCGTACAGATCACCTCCAACGGTGGTGCACCCGGTAGCGGTAGCACCATCCGCGTACGTGGCGGTGCTTCCCTCAATGCTACCAACGATCCGCTGATCATTGTGGATGGTGTGCCCCTGGACAATAACAATGTAAGCGGACAGTCCAACGGATTAAGCCTGATCAACCCGAACGATATCGAATCATTCAACGTATTGAAAGATGCTTCTGCTACCGCTATCTACGGTTCCCGTGCCTCCAACGGTGTCATTATCATCACTACCAAGAAAGGCCGCCTGGGCGATAAATTCCATGTGTCTTTCAGCTCTACCAATGCTGTATCTAAGGTAACCAGCTATTCACCGGTATTAACTGCCAGCGAGTTCACTGACGTAGTAAAGGCACATGGTACTGCTGCGCAGGTCGCACTGCTGGGCAAAGCCAATACCGACTGGCAGAAACAGATTTACCAGTCTGCACTCAGCTCTGACAACAACCTCGCGCTGAGCGGCTCCTGGAAGAAACTGCCTTACCGTATTTCCATGGGCTACCTGAACCAGGACGGTATCCTGAAAACATCCAACCTGGAAAGGAAATCGGCCTCCATTAACCTTTCTCCCAGTTTATTTGACGATCACCTGAAAATAAACATGAACGTGAAAGGATCTATAGCAGACAACCGGTTCGCAGATCAGGCTGCTATCAACGCCGCTATCGCTTTTGATCCTACACAGCCTGTACGGGCCAATGGTAAAGACTTCGGCGGTTATTACGAATGGCTGTACAACGGTAAGTTGTACGACCTGGGTACCAAGAACCCACTAGCCATGCTGGAACAGAAAGTAGACAAATCGCAGGTGAAGAGAAGTATCGGCAATATCCAGTTTGACTATAAATTCCATTTCCTGCCTGAATTGCGCGCTAACCTGAACCTGGGTTACGACTACCAGAAAGGAGAGGGCAATACCAATATCCCGAAATACGCTGCGCTGGCTTATTACAATGGTACCGGCGGCTCCTACAAGCATTATTCCCAGGAGATGAAGAACAAACTGCTGGACTTCTACCTGAACTATGCGAAAGACCTGAAGGGTATCAAAAGCCGTGTAGATGTAATGGCGGGTTATTCCTACCAGGACTTCATCATCGCTACGCCCGGCTATCCGGTACGCGATGAAGCGGGCGATACCACCACCGCTGCCGGTAACTACAGTGAAGCGCAACATACACTGGTATCTTTCTTCGGCCGTTTGAACTATACTTTCAACGATAAATACCTGCTGACCTTCACCATGCGCCGCGACGGTACTTCCCGTTTCCGTCAGCACTGGGGTAGCTTCCCTTCTGTAGCTTTTGCATGGAAACTGAAAGACGAAGCTTTCCTGAAAAATTCCAGGACCCTGTCCGATCTGAAACTGAGACTGGGTTATGGTGTGACCGGCCAGGAGAACATTGGCGTTGGTAAGGAATATGCGGCATTGTCGCGTTATACCTACGGTGATGCGAACTCCGCTTACCAGCTGGGCGATGCTTTTTATAAAACATTGCGTGCTGCCGGTTATGACCAGAACATCAAATGGGAGCAGACAGCTACCTACAACGTAGCGCTCGATTATGGTTTCCTGAACAACAGGATCTCCGGTAGCGTGGACTTCTACTATAAAAAGACTACCGACCTGCTGGCCGATGTTACCACACCTGCCGGTACGAACCTGACCAATACACTGTATACAAACATTGGTAGCCTGGAGAACAGGGGCGTGGAATTCATCATCAACGCCACACCGGTTGAAACCAAAGACTTCCGTTGGGATGCAGGTTTCAACATCACTTACAACAAGAACAAAATACTCTCCCTGTCCAAAGCAAAAGCAGATACTTCTGTAGGTATTGCTACCGGCGGTATCAGCGGTGGTACGGGAAACACTGTACAGATCAACTCTGTAGGACACCAGATCAATTCTTTCTATGTATATAAACAGGTATACGACAAGAGCGGTAACCCGATCGAAGGCGTATATGAAGATACCAACGGCGATGGCGCTATTACTTCTGCTGATAAATACCGTTACAAATCTTCCAATCCGCTGGTATACCTGAGCTTCAACTCACAGTTCAACTACAAAAAATGGAACCTTGGTTTCAGCATGCGCAGCAACCTCGGTAACTACATCTACAATAACCAGGCTTCCAACAACGGGTCTTACAAGACTTTCCAGAACAGTAACTACCTGGCCAACCTGTCCAGGAGCGTGCTGTCAACAAAGTTTGCCACTACCCAGTACTGGTCTGACTACTACGTGGAAAATGGTTCTTTCCTCCGCATGGATTACATCAACCTGGGGTATGATTTCGGTCGCCTGATGCACGATAAAATCGGCCTGCGCCTGAACTTCAACGTACAGAACGTATTTGTGATCACGAAGTACAGCGGCCAGGATCCGGAAGTGTTCAGCGGTATAGATGACAAGTTCTATCCCCGTCCACGTGTGTATTCATTAGGTGTTAACCTTGATTTTTAA
- a CDS encoding RagB/SusD family nutrient uptake outer membrane protein encodes MTKKFIYQIVLAGTMAWGLASCTKDLDRTPITEATSASVYKDFSNYKAILAKLYGGFSVTGQVGPTGSPDISGIDEGTSSYIRGYFQMQELPTDEAVIGWNDGTLQDFHQMDWTPDDNFINAMFSRLFYQIAQCNEFIRQTSDANLSSNGIAEKDQATARTFRAEARFLRALTYYHALDLFGSVPFVTDSNEVAYYYPNQISRADLFAYVERELKGIEEQMVDAHTNEYGRADKACVWALLAKLYLNATVYTGTDRYTDAITYSSKVINSGYTLASSYANMFKADNNATSQSEFLLTANFDGTRTQTYGGTTYLVHAAIGGSMSAAAFGVNSGWGGLRTTSAFVNLFSDISGATDKRAMFYTEGQNKSIADLGAFTDGYAITKWSNKTSKGADGSNSTFVDTDFPLMRLAEMYLTYAEAVLRGGSGGSTTAALGYINALRERAYGNTSGNIAAGELNLKFLLEERGRELYWEGHRRTDLIRYGLFTGSTYVWPFKGGVAAGTAVADFRTIYPLPTSALVANPNLKQNGDY; translated from the coding sequence ATGACAAAGAAATTCATATATCAGATAGTACTGGCCGGAACGATGGCATGGGGACTGGCTTCCTGTACCAAAGACCTTGACCGTACACCTATCACAGAGGCGACTTCTGCCAGTGTATATAAAGACTTTTCAAACTACAAGGCCATCCTCGCCAAATTGTATGGTGGCTTTTCAGTGACCGGGCAGGTAGGGCCTACCGGTAGTCCCGATATCAGCGGTATCGATGAAGGTACTTCCAGCTACATCCGGGGGTATTTCCAGATGCAGGAATTGCCGACCGATGAAGCAGTGATCGGCTGGAACGATGGTACCCTGCAGGATTTCCACCAGATGGACTGGACACCGGACGATAACTTTATCAATGCGATGTTCTCCCGCCTGTTCTACCAGATAGCACAGTGTAATGAGTTCATCCGCCAGACTTCCGATGCAAACCTGAGCAGCAATGGTATTGCTGAAAAAGACCAGGCCACTGCCAGGACCTTCCGTGCAGAAGCCCGCTTCCTGCGCGCATTGACTTACTATCATGCATTGGACCTGTTTGGCAGCGTACCATTCGTAACAGACAGTAACGAGGTGGCATACTACTATCCAAACCAGATCTCCCGCGCAGACCTGTTTGCTTACGTTGAGCGTGAACTGAAGGGTATAGAAGAACAGATGGTAGATGCGCATACCAACGAGTATGGCCGTGCAGATAAAGCATGTGTATGGGCATTGCTGGCCAAGTTATACCTGAATGCCACTGTTTATACAGGTACAGATCGTTACACAGATGCGATCACCTACAGCAGTAAAGTGATCAACTCAGGCTATACGCTGGCATCCAGCTATGCGAATATGTTCAAGGCGGACAATAATGCAACGTCTCAGTCTGAATTCCTGCTGACAGCTAATTTCGACGGTACGCGCACACAGACCTATGGGGGTACCACTTACCTGGTACATGCCGCAATAGGTGGTAGTATGAGTGCGGCTGCATTCGGTGTGAACAGCGGCTGGGGCGGTTTACGTACTACCAGTGCTTTTGTGAACCTGTTCTCAGATATTAGCGGTGCAACTGACAAACGTGCCATGTTTTATACCGAAGGTCAGAATAAGTCCATCGCTGACCTGGGTGCATTCACTGATGGTTATGCCATTACCAAATGGTCCAACAAAACATCCAAAGGCGCAGATGGTTCTAACTCTACCTTCGTAGATACTGACTTCCCTTTGATGCGTCTCGCTGAAATGTACCTGACCTATGCGGAAGCGGTACTGCGCGGCGGCAGTGGCGGTAGCACTACCGCTGCGCTGGGTTATATCAATGCTTTGCGTGAAAGGGCCTATGGCAATACTTCCGGCAATATCGCCGCAGGGGAGTTGAACCTGAAGTTCCTCCTGGAAGAAAGAGGCCGTGAACTGTATTGGGAAGGTCATCGCAGAACAGACCTGATCCGTTACGGACTGTTCACCGGAAGTACCTATGTATGGCCCTTTAAGGGGGGCGTAGCAGCAGGTACTGCCGTGGCGGATTTCCGTACCATATACCCGCTGCCTACCAGTGCACTGGTGGCGAATCCTAACCTGAAACAGAACGGGGATTATTAA
- a CDS encoding SusE domain-containing protein, whose translation MNAWLNKIIAGSFCVMGLLSCEKQDSFTQVKTGSTPTFSATATEFAFSAAAADEEAVTYTWTASKDWGYRAVVNYTLQIDEKGNGFRKPTEAFSANNSLSKTFTVAALNQVINNMGLASGRQHELVIRVKAAVDTVGDQVYSDSVLLTVTPYYVPKVYPYVYVPGGYEGWSFDDPRLGALASVNSDKVYEGYLYFPDANTEFKVAAAKSWDINYGDGGGGALKANGDNIKAVEAGYYRLSANLNALTWSLTNTTWSITGSATGGADKAMTFDAATKKWSVTTALQAGSFYFRANNANTITLSDDDNNGVLTAGSAGVISIETAGTYTITMDLNNPGNYIYTLAQ comes from the coding sequence ATGAATGCCTGGTTAAATAAAATAATAGCGGGAAGCTTTTGTGTGATGGGATTACTCTCCTGCGAAAAACAGGACAGCTTCACGCAGGTGAAGACAGGTTCTACGCCGACGTTCTCCGCTACCGCCACTGAATTCGCTTTTTCTGCAGCTGCTGCCGACGAAGAGGCGGTGACATATACCTGGACCGCTTCGAAAGACTGGGGATACAGGGCCGTAGTGAACTACACCTTACAGATCGATGAGAAAGGCAATGGTTTCAGAAAACCGACAGAAGCCTTTAGCGCCAATAACAGCCTGAGTAAAACATTTACGGTGGCAGCCCTGAACCAGGTCATCAACAACATGGGACTGGCTTCGGGCCGTCAGCATGAACTGGTGATCCGTGTGAAGGCTGCGGTAGATACCGTGGGCGACCAGGTGTATTCCGATAGTGTACTGCTGACAGTTACACCCTACTATGTGCCGAAAGTATATCCTTATGTATATGTACCCGGTGGATATGAAGGATGGTCTTTCGACGATCCACGCCTGGGCGCCCTGGCGTCTGTGAACAGCGATAAAGTATATGAAGGCTATCTCTATTTTCCCGATGCCAATACAGAGTTCAAAGTAGCTGCGGCCAAAAGCTGGGACATCAACTATGGCGATGGTGGCGGCGGAGCCCTGAAAGCCAACGGCGATAACATCAAGGCAGTAGAGGCAGGTTATTACCGCCTTAGCGCAAACCTGAATGCCCTCACCTGGTCCCTGACCAATACTACCTGGAGCATCACCGGCAGCGCTACTGGTGGCGCAGACAAGGCTATGACCTTTGATGCGGCCACAAAAAAATGGAGTGTTACCACCGCCCTACAGGCAGGTAGCTTTTACTTCAGGGCAAACAATGCCAATACGATCACGCTGAGTGATGATGATAATAACGGGGTGCTGACTGCAGGTAGTGCAGGCGTTATCAGTATTGAAACTGCGGGAACTTATACCATTACGATGGACTTGAACAATCCCGGCAACTACATTTATACACTGGCCCAATAG
- a CDS encoding glycoside hydrolase family 13 protein: MLQTRRMLLTAVLLLTTMCTVVAQLPKLERIEPAFWWTGMQEPMVQLIVHGDKIAEREVSLSYTGVTLQEVHKVENPNYLFVDINIAASAEPGTFPIIFRQKGQKDIVYKYELKKREGSIKAQGVNSSDFVYLIMPDRFANGDKSNDVIKGMQEISLNRDSMYKRHGGDIQGIIDHLGYLQEMGVTTLWMTPLVTNDQPSASYHGYAATENYRIDPRFGSNEMYKRLADSLHKRGMKLVQDLVHNHIGSQHWTMKDLPMRNWVHQWPVFTRSNFRAAPLMDPYGAAADRKLMTEGWFDVHMPDLDQSNPYVRKYFTQSHIWWIEYAGVDAFRLDTYPYNDADFMAEWGKAIKAAYPGFTFFGEVWVRSGPEQVYFTQGNTVNRGLDTQLPGVTDFQSLWAISSALNEKAGWDDGIVKLYATLVQDYQYQDPMRNVVFLDNHDLSRFYSVVNGNKNKYKMALAWLLTTRGIPQLYYGAEIGMKNFSNPDGLVREDFKGGWAADTVNKFTPAGRNAEENELHDYISKLANYRKSNPVVQTGKLMQFIPQDNVYTYFRYNAEKTVMIVMNPNEKEMALPTARFSERTSGFTKAKDVISGNSASLSDSLHIPAMTTLVMELER, from the coding sequence ATGTTACAGACGAGAAGAATGTTATTGACCGCTGTCCTGTTGCTGACCACTATGTGTACCGTTGTGGCTCAGCTGCCTAAACTGGAAAGGATAGAACCCGCTTTCTGGTGGACAGGTATGCAGGAGCCAATGGTACAATTGATCGTACATGGCGATAAGATAGCTGAGCGGGAAGTATCTCTCAGCTATACTGGTGTAACGCTGCAGGAAGTGCATAAGGTAGAGAACCCGAATTATCTTTTCGTGGATATCAATATTGCTGCATCAGCTGAACCGGGCACCTTCCCTATTATATTCAGGCAGAAAGGCCAGAAAGACATCGTGTACAAATATGAACTGAAGAAAAGAGAAGGCAGCATCAAAGCGCAGGGAGTGAACAGCAGTGACTTCGTCTACCTGATCATGCCCGACCGTTTTGCCAATGGCGATAAAAGCAACGATGTTATCAAAGGCATGCAGGAAATTTCACTGAACAGGGATTCCATGTATAAACGCCACGGCGGCGATATACAAGGCATCATTGATCACCTGGGATACCTGCAGGAAATGGGTGTGACCACATTGTGGATGACGCCCCTGGTCACAAACGATCAGCCTTCAGCTTCCTATCATGGTTATGCCGCTACAGAGAATTACCGTATCGACCCGCGCTTTGGTTCCAACGAAATGTACAAACGACTGGCCGACAGCCTGCATAAACGGGGTATGAAACTCGTGCAGGACCTCGTGCACAATCATATCGGCAGTCAGCACTGGACTATGAAAGACCTGCCTATGAGAAATTGGGTACATCAGTGGCCGGTATTCACCCGCTCCAACTTCCGGGCTGCCCCGCTGATGGACCCTTACGGCGCAGCGGCTGACAGGAAGCTGATGACAGAGGGCTGGTTTGATGTACATATGCCCGATCTGGACCAGTCCAATCCTTACGTGCGTAAATACTTTACACAAAGTCATATCTGGTGGATAGAATATGCCGGTGTGGATGCTTTTCGCCTGGATACCTACCCCTACAATGATGCTGATTTTATGGCGGAATGGGGGAAGGCGATAAAAGCCGCTTACCCGGGCTTTACCTTCTTTGGTGAGGTATGGGTACGCAGCGGTCCTGAACAGGTCTATTTTACCCAGGGGAATACGGTGAACAGGGGGCTCGATACACAGCTACCCGGCGTGACAGATTTCCAGAGCCTCTGGGCCATCTCTTCTGCCCTTAACGAGAAAGCAGGATGGGATGATGGCATAGTGAAACTCTATGCTACCCTGGTACAGGACTATCAATACCAGGACCCTATGCGTAATGTGGTATTCCTGGATAATCACGACCTGAGCCGCTTCTATTCTGTGGTAAACGGGAATAAGAACAAATACAAAATGGCGCTGGCCTGGTTACTTACTACCCGCGGCATTCCGCAACTGTACTACGGCGCTGAGATAGGTATGAAAAACTTCAGCAACCCGGATGGCCTGGTGCGTGAAGACTTCAAAGGAGGATGGGCGGCCGATACAGTGAACAAATTCACTCCTGCTGGTCGCAATGCAGAAGAGAACGAGCTGCACGACTATATCAGCAAACTGGCCAACTATCGGAAGAGTAATCCTGTAGTGCAAACCGGGAAACTGATGCAGTTCATCCCACAGGACAATGTGTACACCTACTTCCGCTATAATGCAGAGAAGACAGTGATGATTGTCATGAACCCGAATGAAAAAGAGATGGCACTGCCCACTGCACGGTTCAGCGAAAGAACCAGTGGGTTTACCAAAGCAAAAGATGTGATCTCGGGAAATAGCGCCAGCCTCTCAGACAGTCTCCACATTCCTGCAATGACCACATTGGTGATGGAACTGGAACGATAA
- the pgmB gene encoding beta-phosphoglucomutase yields the protein MQGIAACIFDLDGVIVDTAVYHFKAWKRLANELGFNFTAAQNEKLKGVSRVRSLELILEWGGIQKSAAEQQELATRKNEWYVDMVHHMTPEEILPGAKELLESLRAAGIKTALGSASKNARVILEKVDILSLFDVVVDGNMVAASKPDPEVFLKGAEALGVAPERCVVFEDAIAGVEAGKAGGMKVVGIGEKDVLHEADLVVSGLHEIDLQTLTNLYNSK from the coding sequence ATGCAAGGAATAGCAGCATGCATTTTTGATCTTGACGGCGTAATAGTAGATACGGCTGTATATCATTTTAAGGCCTGGAAAAGGCTGGCCAACGAACTGGGGTTCAATTTTACAGCAGCACAGAATGAAAAGCTGAAAGGCGTGAGCCGTGTCCGCTCCCTGGAGCTCATCCTGGAATGGGGCGGCATTCAGAAGTCGGCAGCCGAACAGCAGGAACTGGCTACCCGCAAGAATGAATGGTATGTGGATATGGTCCATCATATGACGCCCGAAGAGATACTGCCGGGTGCAAAGGAACTGCTGGAAAGCCTGCGTGCGGCAGGTATTAAAACTGCCCTGGGCTCAGCCAGTAAGAATGCCCGCGTTATACTGGAGAAAGTAGACATCCTGTCTTTATTCGATGTAGTGGTAGATGGTAATATGGTAGCTGCCTCCAAGCCTGATCCGGAAGTATTTCTCAAAGGAGCGGAGGCCCTGGGCGTAGCGCCGGAGCGCTGTGTCGTTTTTGAAGATGCCATTGCCGGCGTGGAAGCAGGTAAGGCAGGCGGAATGAAAGTGGTGGGCATAGGAGAGAAGGACGTGTTGCATGAAGCAGATCTCGTTGTCAGCGGCCTGCATGAAATCGATTTACAAACACTGACCAATTTATACAACTCAAAATAA
- a CDS encoding glycoside hydrolase family 65 protein, with protein sequence MKQYIKVDGWNIIEEGFVPHYNKISESIFSLGNGRMGQRANFEEAYSGETLQGNYVAGVYYPDKTRVGWWKNGYPEYFAKVLNAANWIGIDIRIDNEMLDLHTAQVNDFRRVLNMQEGYLQRSFTATIPDGKQVRVVATRFCSIVDDETGVIRYSITPLNFDGTLQVTAYIDGDVKNQDANYDEKFWDEVNAGVEGNSAYLTLRTKKTGFEVCTGMQFHVHQDGKPLQPGVTPVRKEKYVGGTTTIAISRNQETIIYKYAANLSSENHAVAALVNNCETTVSKAAAKGFDIMLAEQAAAWALKWKESDIVIEGDPAAQQGIRFNIFQLNQTYTGEDARLNIGPKGFTGEKYGGSTYWDTEAYCIPFYLATAEPQVARNLLIYRYKQLGKAIENAAKLGFNNGAALYPMVTMNGEECHNEWEITFEEIHRNAAIAFAIFNYIRYTGDEAYLAEYGLEVLIGIARFWAQRVNWSDARKQYVMLGVTGPNEYENNVNNNWYTSTMATWCLQYAMEGLQHVKATAPERYAAILQETAFEAGKETEKWQHIVDNMYYPVDEQLGIFLQQDGYLDKEQILVKDLDPAQRPLNQKWSWDRILRSCYIKQADVLQGLYFLEDRYDTDTLRRNFDFYEPRTVHESSLSPCVHAILAAKLGDEQRAHEFYLRTSRLDLDDYNNDTEDGLHITSMAGTWMSVVEGFAGMRVRDGQLQFTPFLPGKWQSFAFNIRFRGRVLKIKVSQQAVNIENGSAADITVLVYGEPVHVPAGKMVTTKQGNLVN encoded by the coding sequence ATGAAGCAATACATAAAAGTAGACGGGTGGAACATTATCGAAGAAGGTTTTGTACCACATTATAACAAGATATCGGAAAGCATTTTCAGCCTGGGCAACGGCCGTATGGGCCAGCGGGCCAATTTTGAAGAGGCTTATTCCGGCGAGACTTTACAGGGCAATTACGTGGCGGGGGTATACTATCCCGATAAGACCCGTGTGGGCTGGTGGAAGAACGGCTACCCGGAATATTTCGCCAAAGTACTGAATGCTGCCAACTGGATCGGTATCGATATCCGTATCGATAATGAAATGCTGGACCTGCATACCGCACAGGTGAACGATTTTCGCCGTGTGCTGAACATGCAGGAAGGTTATCTGCAACGCTCATTTACCGCTACCATCCCGGACGGTAAGCAGGTGCGCGTGGTGGCCACCCGCTTCTGCAGTATTGTGGACGATGAAACAGGTGTGATCCGTTACAGCATCACGCCGCTCAACTTTGATGGTACACTGCAGGTGACTGCCTACATTGATGGCGATGTAAAGAACCAGGATGCGAACTACGATGAGAAATTCTGGGATGAGGTGAACGCCGGTGTGGAAGGCAACAGCGCTTACCTCACACTGCGCACAAAGAAGACAGGTTTCGAGGTATGTACCGGTATGCAGTTCCACGTCCACCAGGATGGTAAACCACTGCAACCTGGTGTTACTCCCGTACGGAAAGAAAAATATGTAGGAGGTACTACAACTATTGCTATCTCCCGCAACCAGGAAACGATCATCTATAAATATGCAGCGAATCTTTCTTCAGAAAATCATGCGGTAGCGGCATTGGTCAACAACTGTGAAACAACTGTCAGCAAAGCCGCTGCAAAAGGTTTTGACATCATGCTGGCCGAACAGGCGGCTGCCTGGGCACTGAAGTGGAAGGAAAGCGATATCGTTATAGAAGGCGATCCCGCTGCTCAACAGGGTATCCGTTTCAATATCTTCCAGCTGAACCAGACCTATACAGGAGAAGACGCACGCCTGAACATCGGCCCTAAAGGTTTTACCGGTGAAAAGTACGGCGGCTCTACCTACTGGGATACAGAAGCCTATTGCATTCCGTTCTACCTGGCTACGGCCGAACCACAGGTAGCCCGCAACCTGCTCATCTATCGTTATAAACAACTGGGTAAGGCGATCGAAAATGCGGCTAAGCTGGGCTTTAACAATGGCGCTGCTTTGTATCCGATGGTGACGATGAACGGGGAAGAATGCCACAATGAATGGGAGATCACCTTCGAGGAAATTCACCGTAATGCAGCCATCGCTTTTGCCATTTTCAACTACATTCGCTATACAGGGGACGAAGCATACCTGGCGGAATACGGACTGGAAGTGCTGATCGGTATTGCGCGTTTCTGGGCACAGCGTGTGAACTGGAGCGATGCCCGCAAACAGTATGTGATGCTGGGCGTAACGGGGCCGAATGAATATGAGAACAACGTCAACAATAACTGGTACACCAGCACCATGGCTACCTGGTGCCTGCAATATGCAATGGAAGGCTTGCAGCATGTAAAAGCTACCGCTCCGGAGCGGTACGCCGCCATCCTGCAGGAGACGGCTTTTGAGGCAGGAAAGGAAACGGAGAAATGGCAGCATATCGTCGACAACATGTACTACCCGGTAGATGAACAATTGGGCATTTTCCTGCAGCAGGATGGTTATCTCGACAAGGAACAGATCCTGGTGAAAGACCTCGATCCTGCACAAAGACCGCTGAACCAGAAATGGAGCTGGGACCGCATTTTGCGTTCCTGTTATATTAAACAGGCAGACGTATTGCAGGGCCTGTACTTCCTGGAAGACCGCTACGACACAGACACGCTGCGTCGTAACTTTGATTTCTATGAGCCAAGAACGGTACATGAAAGTTCTTTGTCGCCCTGCGTACACGCCATACTGGCCGCCAAACTGGGCGATGAACAACGCGCGCATGAATTTTACCTGCGTACCTCCCGTCTTGACCTGGATGACTATAACAACGATACAGAAGACGGTCTGCATATTACGTCTATGGCGGGTACCTGGATGAGCGTGGTAGAGGGCTTTGCGGGCATGCGCGTAAGAGATGGACAGTTGCAGTTCACACCTTTCCTGCCGGGTAAATGGCAATCTTTTGCCTTTAACATCCGTTTCAGGGGACGGGTACTGAAAATAAAAGTAAGTCAGCAGGCGGTTAACATCGAGAACGGATCTGCCGCAGATATTACAGTGCTCGTTTATGGCGAACCCGTACATGTACCCGCCGGAAAAATGGTGACAACAAAACAAGGAAATTTAGTCAATTAA